The following coding sequences lie in one Euhalothece natronophila Z-M001 genomic window:
- a CDS encoding pilus assembly FimT family protein: MTKNNQGFNLLEITIVLFIVGILAAISAPNFLVWYRRNQLNQSVSEVKGALIQAQEEAIRRSEECDVDITNNTISSCISTRTLPELINVGIDTDGDTPIRFNLRGVLVDEDGEEKEENYTITFSSEDVPEDLCLRVFSPLGIIRQGVINNGNGACVQP, from the coding sequence ATGACTAAAAATAACCAAGGATTTAATCTCCTTGAAATTACGATTGTTTTATTCATTGTTGGTATTTTAGCCGCCATTTCTGCTCCCAACTTTCTGGTCTGGTATCGGCGAAACCAATTAAACCAAAGTGTTAGTGAAGTTAAAGGGGCATTAATACAAGCGCAAGAAGAAGCGATTCGCCGTAGTGAGGAGTGCGATGTTGATATTACCAATAATACGATTAGCTCCTGTATTTCAACAAGAACATTACCAGAGCTTATAAACGTAGGAATTGATACTGATGGTGACACACCAATTAGGTTTAACCTTCGAGGTGTATTAGTAGATGAGGATGGCGAGGAAAAGGAAGAGAATTATACGATTACCTTTTCTAGTGAAGATGTCCCTGAAGATCTATGTCTGAGAGTATTCAGTCCTTTAGGTATTATTCGACAAGGAGTTATAAACAATGGAAATGGAGCATGTGTACAACCATGA
- a CDS encoding PulJ/GspJ family protein, with the protein MKNQPFYRKILCNLSQKTSGFTLIELLVAVIITAVLVTGTGVGLNTILQANARSEQETLRRRQGNRALNYISEDIKRASDIRINNEIETENLEDPPSGSDETWIFQLNIPEGDDITYSIDNSDETLLQDQVIYRREGDEERELLIDLITEADEDDLSGFCAQANTLDASEGFYICLDPGSGRQAEIVIRSELDNGDMIRVRTRAFARSSN; encoded by the coding sequence ATGAAAAATCAGCCATTTTACCGAAAAATTCTTTGCAATTTATCTCAAAAAACTTCTGGATTTACCCTTATTGAGCTATTAGTTGCTGTTATTATCACAGCAGTTTTAGTAACTGGAACTGGAGTGGGCTTAAACACAATTTTACAAGCTAATGCTCGCTCAGAACAGGAAACTTTGAGACGCAGACAAGGTAACCGCGCTCTAAATTATATTTCGGAGGATATCAAAAGAGCTAGTGATATAAGAATAAACAACGAGATAGAAACAGAAAATCTAGAGGATCCACCTTCAGGATCAGATGAAACTTGGATTTTTCAATTAAATATTCCAGAAGGGGACGATATTACATACAGCATTGATAACTCAGATGAGACTTTGCTACAAGATCAAGTGATTTATCGTCGTGAGGGTGATGAAGAGAGGGAACTTTTAATTGACTTAATTACTGAAGCAGACGAAGACGACCTTTCAGGTTTTTGCGCCCAAGCTAACACCTTGGATGCGTCAGAAGGATTTTACATTTGCTTAGATCCTGGTAGTGGAAGACAAGCAGAAATTGTTATCCGTTCAGAGCTAGATAATGGTGATATGATTAGAGTGAGAACAAGAGCTTTTGCAAGGTCTTCTAATTAA
- a CDS encoding DUF7305 domain-containing protein — protein sequence MTFHYEGDSLSLKGGDSLEVYTDEVCLATDGSDQQIYAKSCDDVSQESNKSYQNFNSRVYLHLTGEDMLTLSGNSNITNTSTQPGRFRIYGNPAGGESQDIRFNGTPCFEGFIYAPTATAGIRGGGGGQGGSCVVTGAIWVNKWSEGSNAPGAVINVPEDIDQAFEDNSISNAGLKIIRSSAPRQWQRR from the coding sequence ATTACTTTTCACTATGAAGGTGATAGCTTAAGTCTAAAGGGAGGAGATAGCCTAGAAGTTTATACAGATGAAGTTTGTCTAGCCACTGATGGAAGCGATCAACAGATTTACGCAAAATCTTGTGACGATGTATCACAAGAGTCTAACAAATCCTATCAAAATTTTAATTCTAGAGTTTACCTCCATCTCACTGGCGAAGATATGCTGACTCTCTCTGGTAACTCGAATATTACCAATACTAGTACTCAACCAGGTCGGTTTCGCATCTATGGTAATCCTGCGGGAGGGGAATCACAGGATATAAGATTTAATGGAACTCCTTGTTTTGAAGGCTTTATTTATGCGCCCACTGCTACTGCAGGAATTAGAGGAGGAGGAGGCGGCCAAGGTGGCAGCTGTGTTGTAACTGGTGCCATTTGGGTTAATAAGTGGTCTGAAGGTAGTAATGCCCCAGGCGCAGTTATCAACGTACCAGAAGATATAGATCAAGCATTTGAAGACAATTCTATTAGTAACGCCGGTCTAAAGATCATTCGTTCTAGTGCCCCTCGACAATGGCAACGTAGATAG
- a CDS encoding AAA-like domain-containing protein gives MSFANSQLLTGVLDQLNHDLVSQEKAGLSSIEVLILQGVWEDKNYQEIAKESGYSTGYLTNVVAPKLWQRLSKITEKRITKKTCRQLLQTYQLQFNHLSEPLILETDNVKKSVYYPSGAVPLESKFYVRRSPIEEETVTEIQKPGALVRIKAPQEMGKTSLLIRILKQGERLGYYTAKLDLQQADPEILGNLKGFLRWICANLSYQLHLPNQINEYWDEDIGNSVSCSLYLHYLLEQLEAPVIIGFDEVNQIFEYPTIAKSFLPLLRSWHEEAKETPIWQKLRLVITHSTEVYVPLQMNHSPFTNVGLPIELPKFNGEQVQQLATYYDLSWDEEQVQQLMSIIDGHPALTHLTFYHLHQKNITLPELLENATHFSGIYGQHLQRHQAKLQEQPELAEACYQIMNADEPVAVEPILAYKLYSMGLIDLERDRAYPRLPLYRQYFRQKQA, from the coding sequence ATGTCTTTTGCCAACTCTCAGTTACTGACGGGAGTTCTAGATCAGTTAAATCATGATCTCGTATCTCAAGAAAAAGCTGGTCTCAGTTCGATTGAGGTGCTTATTTTACAGGGAGTTTGGGAAGATAAAAATTATCAAGAAATTGCAAAAGAATCGGGATATAGTACAGGCTATTTAACTAATGTTGTTGCCCCAAAATTATGGCAACGCTTAAGTAAAATTACGGAAAAACGTATTACTAAAAAAACTTGTCGCCAACTTTTACAAACCTATCAACTACAGTTTAATCACTTATCTGAACCGCTAATTTTAGAAACAGATAATGTTAAAAAATCAGTTTATTATCCTAGTGGCGCAGTTCCTTTGGAGTCTAAATTTTATGTGAGACGCTCTCCCATTGAAGAGGAAACAGTTACGGAAATTCAAAAGCCAGGGGCATTAGTACGAATTAAAGCGCCACAAGAGATGGGAAAAACGTCACTGTTGATTAGAATTTTGAAGCAGGGAGAACGATTAGGCTACTATACGGCAAAACTAGATTTACAACAAGCTGATCCAGAAATTTTGGGTAACTTGAAAGGATTTTTACGGTGGATTTGTGCTAACCTCAGCTATCAGCTTCATCTTCCCAATCAAATTAATGAATATTGGGATGAAGATATTGGGAATAGTGTCAGTTGCAGTTTATATCTTCATTATTTACTAGAACAGCTAGAAGCCCCTGTGATTATTGGTTTTGATGAAGTGAATCAGATTTTTGAGTATCCGACAATAGCCAAAAGTTTTTTACCGCTACTGCGATCATGGCATGAAGAAGCAAAAGAAACCCCTATCTGGCAAAAGTTACGGCTGGTGATTACCCATTCCACCGAAGTGTATGTGCCACTACAAATGAATCATTCCCCTTTTACTAATGTGGGGTTACCCATTGAACTGCCAAAGTTCAACGGAGAACAAGTACAACAGCTGGCAACTTATTATGATTTATCTTGGGATGAGGAGCAAGTACAACAGCTAATGTCGATCATTGATGGACATCCAGCACTCACTCATCTGACGTTTTATCATTTACATCAAAAAAATATTACTTTACCTGAACTTTTAGAAAATGCTACCCATTTTAGTGGCATCTATGGACAACATTTACAACGCCATCAAGCTAAGTTACAAGAACAACCAGAATTAGCAGAGGCTTGTTATCAAATAATGAACGCAGATGAACCCGTTGCAGTAGAACCGATTCTTGCTTATAAACTTTATAGCATGGGGTTAATTGACCTAGAGCGCGATCGCGCTTACCCCAGACTCCCCCTCTACCGACAATATTTTCGACAAAAACAAGCATGA
- a CDS encoding tetratricopeptide repeat protein: MQDNLPFLYLLMLVIILAVASFFVFRQVLKTRKKENRITQLQKKLKNEEATAKDYYELGSLYLNKKLYVQATRILQQALKFKDIEDENRALIYNAMGYAYFAQEQYDLAIRQYKEAIKLYPDYVIALNNLANSYRQKKLIAQAIETYEETLNYDPENKIANRQLEKLRKQFVKEPEQEEKSSKKEAKK, encoded by the coding sequence ATGCAAGATAATCTTCCCTTTTTATACTTATTAATGCTCGTAATCATTCTGGCGGTAGCAAGTTTTTTTGTATTCCGTCAGGTTTTAAAGACTCGTAAAAAAGAAAACCGAATTACCCAATTACAGAAAAAACTTAAAAATGAAGAGGCTACAGCAAAAGATTATTATGAATTAGGCAGTCTCTACCTAAATAAAAAATTATATGTGCAAGCTACTCGCATTTTACAACAAGCTCTTAAATTCAAAGACATTGAAGATGAAAATCGAGCTTTAATCTATAACGCTATGGGTTATGCGTATTTTGCCCAAGAACAATATGATTTAGCAATTCGCCAATATAAAGAAGCAATTAAACTATATCCTGATTACGTGATTGCTTTAAATAACCTTGCCAACTCTTACCGCCAGAAAAAATTAATTGCTCAAGCCATTGAAACCTATGAAGAAACCCTTAACTATGATCCTGAAAATAAAATTGCAAATCGGCAATTAGAAAAATTGAGAAAGCAATTTGTTAAAGAACCAGAACAAGAAGAAAAATCTTCTAAAAAGGAAGCGAAAAAATAA
- a CDS encoding type IV pilus modification PilV family protein: protein MKNFIFIKYLLAGYKNSAQGFTLLEVLVGIILITTFTLTAMQALVISTVFRVRSAEKSGATAWIQENVEEARFLGTEEQFNATEDIPDLDISPNCRDDDSCGEDLETYIEFISPSNDEEEVRWGDEDFYLINGGNSRQFLGDNDSGREVWLFRYTSHDDNTLELRYIAVLGNNNGSPPSSVSENDIVAAVNTEVVPDVAFDD, encoded by the coding sequence ATGAAAAACTTCATATTCATAAAATATTTACTAGCTGGTTACAAAAACTCAGCACAAGGCTTCACTTTGCTAGAAGTGTTAGTTGGGATTATTCTTATCACCACTTTCACCTTAACAGCAATGCAAGCCCTTGTTATTTCAACTGTTTTTCGGGTGCGATCCGCAGAAAAATCAGGAGCAACCGCATGGATTCAAGAAAATGTTGAAGAGGCAAGATTTTTAGGTACAGAGGAACAGTTTAACGCTACTGAAGACATTCCAGATCTTGACATTAGCCCAAATTGTAGGGATGATGATAGTTGCGGAGAGGATTTAGAAACATATATAGAATTCATATCGCCTTCTAATGACGAGGAAGAGGTACGGTGGGGCGACGAGGATTTTTATTTGATTAATGGCGGTAACTCCAGACAATTTCTTGGAGATAATGATAGTGGAAGAGAGGTTTGGCTGTTTAGATATACAAGCCATGATGACAATACCTTAGAATTAAGATATATTGCTGTTTTAGGTAACAACAATGGATCTCCCCCAAGCTCGGTAAGTGAAAATGATATTGTTGCTGCAGTTAACACAGAGGTAGTTCCTGATGTCGCCTTTGATGACTAA